From the Lysobacterales bacterium genome, one window contains:
- a CDS encoding DNA polymerase III subunit chi, with the protein MARADFYLIDKPRFRENPLLLVCELAKMAYAQQIPTLIHARHQEQAEALDELLWEIDPDGFIGHQIAGDEDDDVTPVLIVPPEFDSPLRALVINLRDSTVPGTPESVKEVIPADPAERDGSRSRWTDYKARGFELRKFDM; encoded by the coding sequence GTGGCGCGTGCCGACTTCTACCTGATCGACAAGCCGCGCTTTCGCGAGAACCCGCTGCTGCTGGTCTGCGAACTGGCGAAGATGGCCTACGCGCAGCAGATCCCGACCTTGATCCACGCGCGCCACCAGGAACAGGCCGAAGCGCTCGACGAACTGCTCTGGGAAATCGATCCCGACGGCTTCATCGGTCATCAAATCGCCGGCGACGAAGATGACGATGTCACCCCCGTACTGATCGTCCCGCCCGAATTCGACAGCCCGCTGCGCGCGCTCGTCATCAACCTGCGCGACAGCACCGTTCCCGGCACACCCGAATCGGTCAAGGAAGTCATCCCGGCCGACCCCGCCGAACGCGACGGTTCCCGCAGCCGCTGGACCGACTACAAGGCCCGCGGCTTCGAATTGCGCAAGTTCGATATGTAA
- a CDS encoding RDD family protein gives MSTEIPVYAPLWRRLLAALYDLLPLAGLWMIATALAVLLTRLLVPVDRVDLVLRGGWPHLALQIWLGALTLAYYVISWRRGGQTIGMRAWRIAVRADHGTLSLKSALLRALVGLFLPGLLWCLFDPRRRALHDRVADSAVVHLPKR, from the coding sequence TTGTCCACTGAAATCCCTGTTTACGCGCCGCTGTGGCGACGCCTGCTGGCCGCGCTGTACGACCTGCTGCCGCTGGCCGGCTTGTGGATGATTGCGACCGCACTCGCCGTCCTGCTCACCCGCCTGCTGGTGCCGGTGGACCGCGTCGATCTGGTGCTGCGCGGTGGTTGGCCGCATCTGGCATTGCAGATCTGGCTGGGTGCGTTGACCCTGGCGTACTACGTGATCTCGTGGCGCCGTGGCGGCCAGACCATCGGCATGCGCGCCTGGCGCATCGCGGTCCGCGCGGACCATGGCACCTTGTCGCTGAAAAGCGCCTTGCTGCGGGCATTGGTCGGCCTGTTCCTGCCCGGACTGTTGTGGTGCCTGTTCGATCCGCGCCGCCGCGCACTGCACGATCGCGTCGCCGACAGCGCCGTCGTGCACCTGCCGAAACGCTGA
- the lpxL gene encoding LpxL/LpxP family Kdo(2)-lipid IV(A) lauroyl/palmitoleoyl acyltransferase: MSDPLPFPRTLLAPQHWPAWLGILVTAGVARLPAIVARPCARGFGALLGVLMRGRRKVARRNLELCFPELDAAAREIVVQQSFRSLGEGAYEFARAWWGSVEHLRYTIDGLEHIERVRAEGRGVLLLSGHFLTLEICGRLLCKHIPLAGMYRRHGAPAFEWAVKRGRLRYAAAMFAREELRAAVKHVKAGGLLWYAPDQDMRGKDTVFAPFFGVPASTITATFQLARLTGAAVIPFFHHRDGRGGYVLRIGAPLADRDGEDDTAHTARVNALIEQMVREAPDEYLWIHKRFKSRPDGAPGLY, from the coding sequence ATGTCCGATCCCCTGCCTTTTCCCCGTACCCTGCTCGCCCCGCAACATTGGCCGGCCTGGCTCGGCATCCTCGTGACGGCCGGCGTCGCGCGACTGCCGGCGATCGTGGCGCGGCCGTGCGCACGCGGCTTCGGTGCCCTGCTGGGCGTGCTGATGCGCGGTCGCCGCAAGGTCGCACGACGCAATCTCGAACTCTGCTTCCCGGAACTCGATGCCGCCGCGCGCGAGATCGTCGTGCAACAGAGCTTCCGCTCGCTCGGCGAGGGCGCCTACGAATTCGCCCGCGCGTGGTGGGGCTCGGTCGAGCACCTGCGCTACACGATCGACGGACTGGAACACATCGAACGGGTCCGTGCCGAGGGTCGCGGCGTGCTGCTGCTGTCCGGACATTTCCTGACGCTCGAGATCTGCGGCCGCCTGCTCTGCAAGCACATCCCGCTGGCCGGCATGTATCGCCGCCACGGTGCGCCGGCCTTCGAATGGGCGGTCAAGCGCGGGCGGCTGCGTTACGCCGCAGCCATGTTCGCACGCGAGGAGCTGCGCGCCGCGGTGAAACACGTGAAGGCCGGGGGATTGCTCTGGTACGCGCCGGATCAGGACATGCGCGGCAAGGACACCGTATTTGCGCCGTTCTTCGGCGTGCCGGCCTCAACCATCACGGCGACCTTCCAGCTGGCGCGACTGACGGGCGCGGCAGTGATTCCGTTTTTCCATCATCGCGATGGCCGCGGCGGCTACGTGCTGCGCATCGGCGCGCCACTGGCCGACCGCGATGGCGAGGACGACACCGCACACACCGCACGCGTCAACGCACTGATCGAGCAGATGGTGCGCGAGGCGCCGGACGAATACCTGTGGATCCACAAGCGCTTCAAGTCGCGCCCGGACGGAGCGCCCGGTCTCTACTGA
- the waaA gene encoding lipid IV(A) 3-deoxy-D-manno-octulosonic acid transferase, with protein MFLLRALYTLIMYLLTPVILYRLAWRGIGYRDYWGRWRERFGFFADPDLRDTIWVHAVSVGEMNAAAPLIEALMKRFEGRRFVVTTVTPTGSARVQKLFGQRVFHVYLPYDLTASIRRFLDRINPSLAVVMETEIWPNLYYECARRRIPIVLANARLSERSLNGYGPVRPLAREAIRSVAFVAAQSQQDAVRLGQLGARPTHMRVVGNVKFDMRVPNGLDRIGKVLREYWGESRPVWIAASTHEAEEAAVLEAHTRVLRRFPEALLVIAPRHPERFQPVIKLCRGYGLRTLSRSEDTVAHLDTQAFVVDTMGELLNFFAAAEVAFVAGSFERIGGHNVLEPAAVGKPVLVGPHTFNFAEVTENLISDGAALRVQNAVELGDTVSRLIGDPATRHRMSANALAAVERERGAVTRCVEIVAAVMAGTAP; from the coding sequence ATGTTCCTGCTGCGCGCGCTGTATACCCTGATCATGTACCTGTTGACGCCGGTGATCCTGTATCGCCTGGCGTGGCGCGGCATTGGTTACCGCGACTACTGGGGACGCTGGCGCGAGCGCTTCGGCTTCTTTGCCGACCCGGACCTGCGCGACACGATCTGGGTGCATGCGGTGTCGGTGGGCGAAATGAATGCCGCGGCGCCGCTGATCGAAGCCTTGATGAAGCGCTTCGAAGGTCGCCGCTTCGTCGTGACCACGGTCACCCCGACCGGATCCGCGCGCGTGCAGAAGTTGTTCGGGCAACGGGTCTTCCATGTCTACCTGCCCTATGATCTGACCGCCTCGATCCGGCGCTTTCTCGACCGCATCAATCCATCGCTGGCGGTGGTGATGGAGACCGAGATCTGGCCGAACCTGTATTACGAATGCGCGCGCCGCCGGATTCCGATCGTGCTGGCCAATGCGCGCCTGTCCGAGCGTTCGCTCAACGGTTATGGTCCGGTGCGGCCACTGGCGCGCGAAGCCATCCGCTCGGTCGCCTTCGTGGCGGCGCAATCGCAGCAGGATGCGGTGCGCCTCGGACAACTGGGCGCGCGGCCGACGCACATGCGCGTGGTCGGCAACGTCAAGTTCGACATGCGCGTGCCGAACGGACTCGATCGCATCGGCAAGGTCTTGCGCGAATACTGGGGCGAGTCGCGCCCGGTGTGGATCGCGGCGAGCACGCATGAAGCCGAAGAGGCCGCCGTGCTGGAAGCGCATACGCGCGTGCTGCGGCGTTTTCCCGAAGCCCTGCTGGTGATCGCGCCGCGGCATCCGGAGCGCTTCCAGCCGGTGATCAAGCTCTGTCGCGGCTATGGCCTGCGTACGCTGTCGCGATCAGAGGACACCGTGGCCCATCTCGACACCCAGGCCTTCGTCGTCGACACCATGGGCGAGCTGCTGAATTTCTTCGCCGCCGCCGAAGTCGCATTCGTGGCCGGCAGCTTCGAGCGCATCGGCGGGCACAACGTGCTGGAACCGGCGGCGGTCGGCAAGCCGGTGCTGGTCGGCCCGCACACCTTCAATTTCGCCGAAGTCACCGAGAACCTGATCAGCGACGGTGCCGCGCTGCGCGTGCAAAACGCGGTCGAACTCGGCGACACCGTGTCGCGCCTGATCGGCGACCCCGCCACCCGCCACCGCATGTCGGCCAACGCCCTCGCGGCCGTCGAACGCGAGCGCGGCGCCGTCACCCGCTGCGTCGAAATCGTCGCGGCGGTGATGGCGGGCACGGCGCCCTAG
- the lptF gene encoding LPS export ABC transporter permease LptF, with translation MRIIDRYLLRELTRSFVAVNAVLLLVTFGGVLTDVLNKIARGKLPATLLLAQVGLRSLDALAIILPLGMFLTVLLAYGRLYRDSEVAVLAASGLRLREMLKPVLWLALPLLLVLGGITFIASPRALALADKLVQDANRSLLVAGLEAGRFVDLPGGMGVIYIGTMSDDGRQFNRLFVQSDDDGRLDIITAARGELYNDRAGRERYLRLQDGFRVEGTLDAPDFRAMRFARNDIRLPEPEAEGPKRAETRNDTLALLASSKRADRAELHWRLAVPVSALVLALLAFPLARSAPREPRFGKLIIAVLSYIVYVNLLALGRGWLADGSLPMSAGLWWVHGLGVVLFGLLYLLGARLPKPAAVRA, from the coding sequence ATGCGCATCATCGACCGTTATCTGCTGCGCGAATTGACGCGATCCTTCGTCGCGGTCAATGCCGTGCTGCTGCTCGTCACCTTCGGTGGCGTGCTCACCGACGTGCTGAACAAGATCGCGCGCGGCAAGTTGCCGGCGACGCTGCTGCTGGCCCAAGTCGGCCTGCGTTCGCTCGATGCGCTGGCGATCATCCTGCCGCTGGGCATGTTCCTCACCGTCCTGCTCGCCTACGGCCGGCTCTATCGCGACAGCGAGGTCGCGGTGCTGGCGGCCTCCGGCCTGCGCCTGCGCGAGATGCTGAAGCCGGTGCTCTGGCTGGCCCTGCCCTTGCTGCTGGTGCTGGGCGGGATCACCTTCATCGCCAGTCCGCGCGCGCTCGCGCTGGCCGACAAGCTCGTGCAGGACGCCAATCGGTCCCTGCTCGTGGCCGGGCTCGAGGCCGGGCGCTTTGTCGATCTGCCCGGCGGCATGGGCGTGATCTACATCGGCACCATGAGCGACGACGGGCGTCAGTTCAACCGCCTGTTCGTGCAGTCCGACGATGACGGTCGCCTCGACATCATCACCGCCGCCAGGGGCGAGCTGTACAACGACCGGGCCGGGCGCGAGCGCTATCTGCGCCTGCAGGACGGGTTTCGCGTCGAAGGCACGCTCGACGCGCCAGATTTCCGCGCCATGCGCTTTGCGCGCAATGACATCCGCTTGCCGGAACCCGAGGCCGAAGGGCCGAAGCGTGCCGAGACCCGCAACGACACCCTGGCCTTGCTCGCCAGCAGCAAGCGTGCCGATCGCGCCGAGCTGCATTGGCGGCTGGCGGTGCCGGTATCGGCGCTGGTCCTGGCCCTGCTGGCCTTCCCGCTGGCGCGTTCGGCACCGCGCGAGCCGCGCTTCGGCAAGCTCATCATCGCCGTGCTGTCCTACATCGTCTACGTGAACCTGCTGGCGCTCGGGCGCGGCTGGCTCGCCGACGGCAGCCTGCCGATGTCGGCCGGGCTGTGGTGGGTGCATGGCCTCGGTGTGGTCCTGTTCGGGTTGCTGTACCTGCTTGGCGCGCGCCTGCCGAAGCCAGCTGCGGTGCGCGCATGA
- a CDS encoding leucyl aminopeptidase produces MNIEVVSLKAQPAQCVADVLVLGVFDRGALPAATAEVDLASGGAISARIDAGDVGGKPKQLTRLYDLPNVAAKRVLLVGLGEPGQLNAARYIDLLREALRSLRTGPSKSAASWLAELPVQGRDAAWAVREHVIAAEAALYRYEATRRKPEKPDGLAELAIATHDETSVQSGRAIAHGIRRTRELGNLPPNICTPLHLAAVAKQMAHDLANVDVDVLDRAQMQDLGMNALLGVARGSAHPPQLIVLRYRGSRERKPVVLVGKGVTFDTGGISIKPAAGMDEMKYDMCGAASVFGAIEASARLGLPIDLIGIIPAVENMPDGDASRPGDVVTSMSGITVEVLNTDAEGRLILCDALTYARRFEPETVIDIATLTGACIVALGKHASGLMTKHDDLAEELLAAGAEVHDRAWRLPLWDDYQLQLETGFADVANIGGKNAGAITAGCFLARFTDGLRWAHLDVAGSASDEGRKGGATGRPVPLLMQWLMQQVA; encoded by the coding sequence ATGAATATCGAAGTCGTTTCGCTCAAGGCCCAACCGGCGCAATGCGTCGCCGATGTGCTCGTGCTCGGCGTGTTCGATCGCGGCGCCCTGCCGGCCGCGACCGCGGAAGTCGATCTCGCCAGCGGCGGCGCGATCAGCGCCCGTATCGACGCCGGCGATGTCGGCGGCAAACCCAAGCAACTCACCCGCCTGTACGACCTGCCGAACGTGGCCGCGAAGCGCGTGCTGCTGGTCGGCCTCGGCGAGCCCGGTCAACTGAATGCGGCGCGCTACATCGATCTGTTGCGCGAAGCCTTGCGCTCGTTGCGTACCGGGCCTTCGAAGTCCGCGGCGAGCTGGCTGGCCGAATTGCCGGTACAGGGTCGCGATGCCGCCTGGGCGGTGCGCGAGCACGTGATCGCCGCCGAGGCCGCGCTCTATCGCTACGAGGCGACGCGACGCAAGCCGGAGAAGCCGGATGGACTGGCCGAACTTGCGATCGCCACGCACGACGAGACCAGCGTGCAGTCGGGTCGCGCCATCGCCCACGGCATCCGCCGCACCCGCGAACTCGGCAACCTGCCACCGAACATCTGCACGCCGCTGCACCTCGCGGCGGTTGCGAAACAGATGGCGCACGATCTCGCGAACGTCGATGTCGACGTGCTCGACCGCGCCCAGATGCAGGACCTCGGCATGAATGCGCTGCTCGGGGTCGCGCGCGGCAGCGCCCATCCGCCACAGCTGATCGTGCTGCGCTATCGCGGCAGCCGCGAACGCAAGCCGGTGGTGCTGGTCGGCAAGGGCGTGACCTTCGATACCGGCGGCATCAGCATCAAGCCGGCCGCCGGCATGGACGAGATGAAGTACGACATGTGCGGCGCTGCCTCGGTGTTCGGCGCGATCGAGGCGAGCGCGCGGCTCGGCCTGCCGATCGACCTGATCGGCATCATCCCGGCCGTCGAGAACATGCCGGACGGTGATGCCTCGCGTCCGGGCGACGTGGTCACGAGCATGTCCGGCATCACCGTCGAAGTGTTGAATACCGACGCCGAAGGCCGCCTGATCCTGTGCGACGCATTGACCTATGCGCGCCGCTTCGAACCGGAAACGGTGATCGACATCGCCACGCTGACCGGCGCCTGCATCGTCGCCCTCGGCAAGCACGCCAGCGGCCTGATGACCAAGCACGACGACCTCGCCGAGGAACTGCTCGCGGCCGGTGCCGAAGTGCACGATCGTGCCTGGCGCCTGCCGCTTTGGGACGACTATCAGTTGCAACTCGAAACCGGTTTCGCCGATGTCGCCAACATCGGCGGCAAGAATGCCGGCGCGATCACGGCCGGCTGCTTCCTTGCGCGCTTCACCGACGGCCTGCGCTGGGCCCATCTCGATGTCGCCGGCAGCGCATCCGACGAGGGCCGCAAGGGCGGCGCCACCGGGCGTCCGGTGCCGCTGCTGATGCAATGGCTGATGCAGCAGGTCGCATGA
- a CDS encoding RHS repeat-associated core domain-containing protein translates to MPSITREVDGMHFSRSTIQSRCVAANQPGNDSASPKTTYLYYTDEGYAAEYTHNGNHPNSEASITPTLSQLYLFAPQGLWSTEPVAIKQSGDTPGWRYPETDHLGTPHGLISKAGEETTDLRANAFGQTEVSGEPLALRFAGQMEDRETGAYYNFHRDYEPDLGRYRESDPIGLRGGINMFGYVDGNPENSHDSLGLSGSRPGGPYHPPNNVSTKCRPGDSCTKIIGKLWVLATMITSHTLWDRRAGSARHATEIADLWTQYAKCLSMAYDKCGDACKKIKIPLPSIPIIVHPCLTSGIGCESYGNDSPPREA, encoded by the coding sequence ATGCCGAGCATCACCCGAGAGGTTGACGGCATGCATTTCTCTCGATCTACGATTCAGTCTCGATGTGTCGCTGCGAACCAACCCGGCAACGACTCGGCCTCACCGAAGACGACGTACCTGTACTACACCGATGAAGGTTATGCGGCCGAGTACACCCACAACGGCAACCACCCGAACAGCGAAGCCAGCATCACGCCGACGCTGAGCCAGTTGTACCTGTTCGCCCCGCAGGGCCTGTGGTCGACCGAACCGGTCGCGATCAAACAATCCGGCGACACGCCCGGCTGGCGCTACCCCGAAACCGATCACCTCGGCACCCCGCATGGGCTGATCAGCAAGGCGGGTGAAGAAACCACCGACCTCCGTGCCAATGCGTTCGGGCAGACCGAGGTCAGCGGCGAACCGCTAGCGCTGCGCTTTGCGGGGCAGATGGAGGATCGCGAGACCGGTGCGTACTACAACTTCCATCGCGACTACGAGCCCGACCTTGGACGGTATCGGGAGAGTGATCCGATTGGGTTGAGGGGTGGGATCAATATGTTTGGTTATGTCGATGGAAATCCTGAAAACTCGCACGACTCTCTCGGTCTTTCTGGATCTCGACCAGGCGGCCCCTACCATCCGCCAAATAACGTATCCACAAAGTGTCGACCAGGCGACTCGTGTACGAAGATAATTGGAAAATTGTGGGTCTTGGCGACGATGATAACGAGTCATACGTTATGGGATCGGCGCGCAGGCAGTGCCCGCCACGCTACCGAAATTGCTGACTTGTGGACTCAGTACGCTAAGTGTCTTTCGATGGCATATGACAAGTGCGGTGACGCATGCAAGAAAATCAAAATTCCGTTACCTAGCATTCCAATAATCGTTCACCCATGCCTAACAAGCGGAATTGGATGTGAAAGCTATGGCAATGACTCGCCACCGAGGGAAGCATGA
- the xerD gene encoding site-specific tyrosine recombinase XerD has translation MVATRTTSPNDALIRAVLEQLWSEQGLSKNTLASYRADLLAADRLLAARGRPLIEASREDLFAVLAERSRGGISARSSARMLSSLRLFFRHLLRSGRVAIDPTALIDAPKLPKPLPKALGESEIDALIAAPALDTPLGLRDRAMLELIYATGLRVTELVTLTTDQVNLRQGVLRVRGKGGKDRLVPIGEVAIDWLTRYVAESRPLLLKGRTSTVLFVTGRATALSRKTFWVIVKKLAARAGIHRPISPHGLRHAFATHLLNHGADLRALQMLLGHSSLSTTQIYTLVAREGLKRIHAEHHPRG, from the coding sequence ATGGTAGCGACTCGCACGACCAGCCCGAACGATGCGTTGATCCGCGCGGTGCTGGAACAGCTCTGGTCCGAGCAGGGGCTATCCAAGAACACGCTGGCTTCGTATCGCGCCGACCTGCTCGCGGCCGATCGCCTGCTCGCGGCGCGCGGCCGTCCGTTGATCGAGGCCAGTCGCGAGGACCTGTTCGCGGTCCTGGCCGAGCGCAGTCGCGGCGGCATTTCGGCGCGCAGCAGTGCCCGCATGCTGTCGTCGCTGCGCCTGTTCTTCCGGCACCTGCTGCGCAGCGGCCGCGTTGCGATCGATCCCACCGCCCTGATCGACGCGCCGAAGTTGCCGAAGCCGCTGCCGAAGGCGCTGGGCGAATCCGAGATCGATGCGCTGATCGCCGCGCCTGCACTCGACACGCCGCTGGGCCTGCGCGACCGCGCCATGCTGGAACTGATCTATGCGACCGGCCTGCGCGTGACCGAGCTGGTGACGCTGACGACCGACCAGGTGAACCTGCGCCAGGGCGTGCTGCGCGTGCGTGGCAAGGGCGGCAAGGACCGCCTGGTGCCGATCGGCGAAGTCGCGATCGACTGGCTGACCCGCTACGTCGCCGAGTCTCGCCCGCTGCTGCTGAAAGGGCGGACGAGCACCGTTCTGTTCGTCACGGGACGTGCGACGGCACTGTCGCGCAAAACCTTCTGGGTCATCGTCAAGAAGCTGGCGGCGCGCGCCGGCATCCACCGCCCGATTTCCCCGCATGGCCTGCGCCACGCCTTCGCCACCCACCTGCTGAACCACGGCGCCGACCTGCGCGCGCTGCAGATGCTGCTCGGCCACAGCAGCCTGTCGACCACCCAGATCTACACCCTGGTCGCCCGCGAGGGCCTCAAACGCATCCATGCCGAGCATCACCCGAGAGGTTGA
- the lptG gene encoding LPS export ABC transporter permease LptG, which translates to MIGLTRTDRLIARQVLGATLLALAIFIGIDALSAFIREIDEIGDGKYTLMMAVTYIAYTIPRRIYELFPMAAAIGAAMGLGGLAPTSELTALRAAGWSKLRLCVGALMPLLVASVLVFAIGETLGPWGERAAQGVAIGAKSQDLVTTNSSGIWARDGEDLLNAKRGALIEGDVELIDARLFRFDDSGRLLSITRGEKARHEPGGWRFTTVRQFRFEPDAVATESLPEWRWEVALDPALIAMSVVRPRYQALTELREHIGYLERNRLDAQQFRSAFWARVFYPLGILATALLAMPFAFSALRSGGFGKRLFVGLVISIAFYYLQSAFVNMVELADGPLPIGYLTPPLLALVGAWLWLRRSF; encoded by the coding sequence ATGATCGGACTGACCCGGACCGACCGCCTGATCGCGCGCCAGGTGCTCGGCGCAACCCTGCTCGCGCTCGCGATCTTCATCGGCATCGATGCGCTGTCCGCCTTCATTCGCGAGATCGACGAGATCGGCGACGGCAAATACACGCTGATGATGGCAGTGACCTACATCGCCTACACGATTCCGCGGCGCATCTACGAACTGTTCCCCATGGCCGCCGCGATCGGTGCCGCGATGGGGTTGGGCGGACTTGCGCCGACCTCGGAGCTGACTGCACTGCGCGCCGCCGGCTGGTCCAAGCTGCGTCTCTGCGTCGGCGCGCTGATGCCCTTGCTGGTGGCGTCGGTGCTGGTCTTCGCTATCGGCGAAACCCTGGGGCCATGGGGCGAGCGCGCCGCGCAAGGGGTCGCGATCGGTGCGAAGTCGCAGGATCTGGTGACCACGAATTCGTCGGGCATCTGGGCCCGCGATGGCGAGGACCTGCTGAATGCGAAGCGCGGCGCGCTGATCGAGGGCGATGTCGAACTGATCGATGCGCGCCTGTTTCGCTTCGACGACAGCGGGCGGCTGTTGTCGATCACCCGTGGCGAAAAGGCCCGGCACGAACCGGGGGGCTGGCGCTTCACGACGGTGCGCCAGTTCCGCTTCGAGCCCGACGCCGTCGCCACCGAAAGCCTGCCCGAGTGGCGCTGGGAAGTGGCCCTGGATCCGGCCCTGATCGCGATGTCGGTGGTGCGCCCGCGCTATCAGGCATTGACCGAGCTGCGCGAACACATCGGCTATCTGGAGCGCAATCGCCTCGATGCGCAGCAGTTCCGATCGGCGTTCTGGGCGCGAGTGTTCTATCCGCTCGGCATTCTGGCGACGGCGCTGCTGGCGATGCCGTTCGCGTTCTCGGCGCTGCGCTCGGGCGGATTCGGCAAGCGCCTGTTCGTCGGGCTGGTGATCTCGATCGCCTTCTACTACCTGCAGAGTGCCTTCGTGAACATGGTCGAGCTGGCCGACGGCCCGTTGCCGATCGGCTACCTGACGCCGCCGCTGCTCGCGCTCGTGGGCGCGTGGCTGTGGTTGCGGCGCAGCTTCTGA